The Catellatospora citrea DNA segment ACCGGCAACCAGGTCAAGTGGGAGCGCAGCGCCAACGGCAACCCCGGTGGTCCGAAGTCCGGCGACGGCGTGCACCTGTGGCGCGCCCGCTGGTGGACGCAGGGCAGCGAGCCGGGCTGGACCCAGCAGTGGGAGGACCTGGGCCGCTGCTGAAGCAGCACTGTCCAGGTTGGCCGTGAAGTGAAAGGATCAGCGCCCGTGACCCTCGTCCTCGGCCTCGACGTCGGCGGGACCTCGTCCCGGGCGCTGATCACCACCCTCGACGGCGCCCGCGCCGGCTTCGGCCGCGCGGGCGCCGGCAACCCGGTGTCCGTGCCGCTCGCCGACGCCGTGGCCTCGGTCGCGGACGCCGTGCGGGCGGCACTGTCCGGCCTGGACCCCAGCGAGGTGCGGGCGGCGGTGATGGGCATCGCGGGGACCGGTCGGTTCGCCGACCCGGTGGTGGCCGCCGCCTTCGGGCAGGCGTTCGCCGGGCTGGGCCTGACCGTGCCGGTGCGGCCGGTGGGCGACGTGCTGGTGGCGTACGCCGCCGGGACCGCCGAACCGTCCGGCAGCGTGCTGATCTCGGGGACCGGCGCGATCGCCGCGCGGATCGAGTCCGGCGAGATGACCGGCACCGCCGACGGCATCGGCTGGCTGCTCGGCGACCTGGGCTCCGGCTTCTGGCTGGGCCGGGAGGCCGCGGCGTTGACCGCGCGTGAGCTGTACACCCGTGTCCCGCAGGGCCGCTTGACCCGCAGCGTCGCCACGACCGTGCTCGGCACGATCCCGGCCGCCGCCTCCCGCCAGGCCGCCGACGACCTCATCGGGGCGCTGCACGCCGAGCCGCCACGCCACCTGTCCCGCCTCGCACCCCTGGTCACCGACGCGGCCGCCCACGGCGACCCGCAGGCGCTCGCCCTCGTGGACCGGGCCGCCGCCCATCTGACCGACTGCCTCGCCGAGGTGCACACCGACGGCCCGGTCGTGCTCGCGGGCAGCGTCCTGACCACCTCCGCCCCCGTCCGGGACGCACTGATCCGCCTGCTCGCCGACCGCCTCCCGGGCACGGCGATCGCCGTCGCAGGTCCCGGCGAGGCCGGCGCTGCCCGCCTTGCCGCCCGCCTGGTGACCTGAGGAATTCTTGCACAACTATTGTGCATAACTAGTGTGCACAATTACTGTGCATCTCATGGACGACGAGTCGAACGCTGTTCCGCACAACGTCGTGCGCCTGAACGCGGTGCAGATCCGCACCCTGGCCCACCCCCTGCGGGCCCGCCTGCTCGGCCTGTTGCGCGTCGACGGTCCGGCCACCGCCACCACCCTCGCCCGGCTGCTGGACACCAACACCGGCGCGACCAGCTACCACCTGCGCCAGCTCGCCGACGTCGGTCTCGTGGCGGAGGAGACCGGCCTGGGCACCAGCCGCCAGCGCTTCTGGCGTGCCGCCCACGACGCCAGCACCTGGCGGCCCACCGACTTCGACGACGACCCGGACGCCCGCGCCGCCGCCGAATGGATCGAGAGCCACCAGGTGCGGTTCATGACCGAGCAGGCCGAGCAGTGGCTGGCCGCACAACCGCAGGCCCCGCAGGCCTGGCGGGAGGCCGCGACGATCAGTGACGCGATGCTGACCGTCGCCCCGGAGCGGTTGCGCGCGCTCAACGAGGAGATCTGGGAGCTGATCGTGAGGTACCGGCAGGACCCGGCGTTCGCCGAGGAGGAGGGCGCGGCCCAGGTCCACGTGTTCCTGGCCAGCTTCCCGCGGGCGGAGGAGCTGCGATGAGCGCGCTGACGGTCACCCAGGTGCGCCGCCGGTTCCTGCTGCTGCACGGGCTGCGCTGGCTGCCCGCCGGGC contains these protein-coding regions:
- a CDS encoding N-acetylglucosamine kinase is translated as MTLVLGLDVGGTSSRALITTLDGARAGFGRAGAGNPVSVPLADAVASVADAVRAALSGLDPSEVRAAVMGIAGTGRFADPVVAAAFGQAFAGLGLTVPVRPVGDVLVAYAAGTAEPSGSVLISGTGAIAARIESGEMTGTADGIGWLLGDLGSGFWLGREAAALTARELYTRVPQGRLTRSVATTVLGTIPAAASRQAADDLIGALHAEPPRHLSRLAPLVTDAAAHGDPQALALVDRAAAHLTDCLAEVHTDGPVVLAGSVLTTSAPVRDALIRLLADRLPGTAIAVAGPGEAGAARLAARLVT
- a CDS encoding winged helix-turn-helix domain-containing protein → MDDESNAVPHNVVRLNAVQIRTLAHPLRARLLGLLRVDGPATATTLARLLDTNTGATSYHLRQLADVGLVAEETGLGTSRQRFWRAAHDASTWRPTDFDDDPDARAAAEWIESHQVRFMTEQAEQWLAAQPQAPQAWREAATISDAMLTVAPERLRALNEEIWELIVRYRQDPAFAEEEGAAQVHVFLASFPRAEELR